One region of uncultured Sulfurimonas sp. genomic DNA includes:
- a CDS encoding flagellar biosynthesis protein FlgL, with protein sequence MRITSSMYYKGLYGANNSKLSENLFDVNKQIASGLKIQYAKDDVRTFAETMRLDNEMATLGQVKKSTESGYKISNQTDVVLNEFGTTMDRMRTLLIQAAGGSNSDTSLDSIADELRVVEDHLKNLANTSINGQYLFSGTAVDIKPISPDGTYNGNSGSMNAFLGSGTQQKYNISGDQLFFGEEILTKRTVTTNVAQTNLSDKYDFVSGADNEKVPTPLKESDTIRDMMGDTDANVDTVTLKHHFYVRGVSSDGTAIKEKISLKDDDNVEELLKQIGEAFGNQPNLNVVNVSIDESGQIVIEDKIKGSSKLDFHMVGAVDFDTAGADAANVTDIDLLDAGEKEFSNIMSTLAGGGTPGLYVKEFINSGYTSATNIEGVTYDRTEFSQNGSTLSSSIPQILKSDNSFASPSTKLSEVADITKGTTSTLDDTLAGTQFILSGNNVNGVAYNAQIDLAVAPSTVSTFSLDGGVTNYNIYNMDSTRIASDPDEVTYQQFMDVINMVVTDNLPVANTSVAYDEAIKTANFNGSTFLSYDGKIQFKEIGTSDTKASISIYDANSDDFTAGAPASVMSFNSNNAITIVDPKTDFFKEIDEMITAVEDHKVYPDASHGTVRNLGIENAISKMDALQDHITRSHSTVGAQSNALTMAQERTALLEISTMTLRSAVIDTDQAEAALMLKQLTLNQEAMFSTIAKVSKLSLVSYL encoded by the coding sequence ATGAGAATTACATCTAGTATGTATTACAAAGGTTTATATGGAGCTAATAATTCTAAACTTAGTGAAAACCTTTTTGATGTAAACAAGCAGATAGCATCTGGACTCAAGATTCAGTATGCAAAAGATGATGTAAGAACATTTGCAGAAACTATGAGACTTGATAATGAGATGGCAACTCTAGGGCAAGTTAAAAAAAGTACTGAGAGTGGTTATAAAATTTCAAATCAAACAGATGTTGTACTAAATGAGTTTGGTACGACTATGGATAGGATGAGAACTTTACTTATACAAGCTGCTGGAGGTTCAAATAGTGATACATCTCTTGATTCTATTGCTGATGAACTTAGAGTAGTAGAAGACCACCTTAAAAATTTAGCTAATACATCTATAAATGGTCAATATCTTTTTTCAGGGACTGCAGTAGATATTAAGCCAATTTCTCCTGATGGAACATATAATGGTAATAGTGGATCAATGAATGCATTTTTGGGCTCAGGAACTCAACAAAAATACAATATATCAGGTGACCAACTATTCTTCGGAGAAGAAATTTTAACAAAAAGAACCGTTACTACTAATGTTGCACAAACAAATTTAAGTGATAAATATGATTTTGTTAGTGGTGCAGATAATGAAAAAGTTCCTACACCATTAAAAGAAAGTGATACTATTCGTGATATGATGGGTGATACAGATGCAAATGTTGATACTGTAACTTTAAAACATCATTTTTATGTTAGAGGTGTTTCTAGTGATGGAACTGCCATTAAGGAAAAAATATCTTTAAAAGATGATGATAATGTAGAAGAGTTATTGAAACAAATTGGTGAAGCTTTTGGCAATCAACCAAATTTAAATGTTGTTAATGTTAGTATAGACGAATCTGGACAAATTGTTATAGAAGATAAGATAAAAGGTTCAAGCAAACTTGATTTTCATATGGTTGGTGCGGTTGATTTTGATACAGCGGGTGCAGATGCAGCAAATGTTACTGATATAGATCTTCTAGATGCTGGTGAGAAAGAATTTTCAAATATTATGAGTACATTAGCAGGTGGTGGAACACCTGGTTTATATGTAAAAGAGTTTATTAATTCTGGCTACACATCTGCTACAAATATAGAAGGTGTTACTTATGATAGAACAGAGTTTTCACAAAATGGCTCTACTTTGTCATCTAGCATACCTCAAATTTTAAAATCAGATAATTCATTTGCATCTCCATCTACTAAGTTGTCAGAAGTTGCCGATATAACAAAAGGAACAACTTCCACATTAGATGATACATTGGCTGGAACTCAATTTATATTAAGTGGTAATAATGTTAATGGTGTAGCATATAATGCTCAGATTGACTTAGCAGTTGCACCATCTACTGTTTCAACTTTTTCACTCGATGGAGGAGTTACAAATTATAATATTTATAATATGGATTCCACAAGAATAGCTTCAGATCCAGATGAAGTAACTTATCAACAGTTTATGGATGTTATAAATATGGTTGTAACAGATAATCTTCCTGTTGCAAATACATCAGTTGCATATGATGAGGCAATTAAAACAGCCAATTTCAATGGTAGTACATTTTTAAGTTATGATGGAAAAATACAATTTAAAGAGATTGGTACAAGTGATACTAAGGCATCTATTTCTATATATGATGCAAATAGTGATGATTTTACAGCAGGAGCACCAGCATCTGTGATGTCATTTAATTCAAATAATGCAATAACAATAGTAGACCCAAAAACAGACTTTTTTAAAGAGATAGATGAGATGATAACTGCAGTTGAAGATCATAAAGTTTATCCAGATGCTTCACATGGTACAGTTAGAAATCTTGGTATTGAAAATGCAATATCAAAAATGGATGCTCTTCAAGACCATATTACTAGATCACATTCAACTGTTGGTGCTCAATCTAATGCTTTAACTATGGCACAAGAGAGAACGGCACTTTTGGAAATAAGTACTATGACTCTTCGCTCAGCAGTTATAGATACAGACCAAGCAGAAGCTGCCTTAATGTTAAAACAGCTTACTTTAAACCAAGAAGCAATGTTTTCTACTATAGCAAAAGTTTCAAAATTAAGTCTTGTAAGCTACTTATAA
- the acnB gene encoding bifunctional aconitate hydratase 2/2-methylisocitrate dehydratase — translation MAFLEDYKAHTQERATLGVPPLALTAEQTAELVELLKASPIVERDYAMDIFENKIPAGVDDAAYVKAAFLNDVVQGNVTCEAIDAVKACEILGLMLGGFNVTPLVEALKISGNVADAAAEQLKNTILVYDAFNDVKTLMDEGNAKAKEVVESWANGEWFTNKPEMDKEITVTVYKIPGETNTDDLSPAGEAFTRADIPLHANSMLVSRMENPLDTMKTLKEKGYPLAYVGDVVGTGSSRKSGINSVQWHMGKDIPGIPNKRTGGIVIGDIIAPIFFNTAEDSGCIPIQAPTAELNTGDIITVKPFEGTIEKDGKVVSTYEISPNTLPDEMRAGGRIPLIIGKGLTAKAREALGMDASNLFMTPSQPSDNGKGFTLAQKMVGKACGIEGVKPGVYCEPIATTVGSQDTTGPMTRDEIKELAALSFGADMTMQSFCHTAAYPKPADIKLQHTLPEFWTSRKGFILRPGDGVIHSWLNRLCLPDTVGTGGDSHTRFPIGISFPAGSGLVAFAGVTGMMPLTMPESVLVRFKGKMQPGITLRDMVNAIPHQAIKDGLLTVEKAGKKNIFGGRVLEIEGLEDLKCEQAFELSDASAERSAAACTVKLNKEPIIEYLNSNIALIDELIEQGYEDAATLVRRRNKMKEWVANPELLEADKDAEYAAIIEIDMDQIKEPILACPNDPDDVKTLTEIREAGLRTEIDEVFVGSCMTNIGLFRALGEILKGEGPVKNKLWVCPPTKMDEKQLTEEGYYSVFGMAGARTEIPGCSLCMGNQASVAQNAWVFSTSTRNFDNRLGKGSQVYLGSAELAAVVALKGALPTPEEYLEIVSGKITPEMTDTVYKYLNFNTVTQEQLTAMVK, via the coding sequence ATGGCATTTTTAGAAGATTATAAAGCACATACGCAAGAGAGAGCTACACTTGGTGTTCCACCATTAGCACTTACGGCTGAGCAAACAGCAGAGCTTGTAGAGTTACTAAAAGCTTCACCAATTGTGGAGAGAGACTATGCAATGGATATATTTGAAAATAAAATTCCTGCAGGTGTTGATGATGCAGCTTATGTAAAAGCTGCTTTTTTAAATGATGTAGTGCAAGGAAATGTAACTTGTGAAGCTATAGATGCAGTAAAAGCATGTGAAATTTTAGGTCTTATGCTTGGTGGATTCAATGTTACTCCATTAGTAGAAGCATTAAAAATAAGTGGCAATGTAGCAGATGCAGCTGCCGAGCAACTTAAAAATACAATCTTAGTTTATGACGCATTCAATGATGTGAAAACATTAATGGACGAAGGAAATGCTAAGGCTAAAGAAGTAGTTGAGTCTTGGGCAAATGGTGAGTGGTTTACTAACAAGCCTGAAATGGATAAAGAAATCACAGTAACTGTGTATAAAATCCCAGGTGAAACAAATACAGATGACTTATCTCCAGCTGGTGAAGCATTCACAAGAGCTGACATCCCTTTACATGCAAACTCAATGTTAGTTAGTAGAATGGAAAACCCATTAGATACTATGAAAACTTTGAAAGAAAAAGGCTACCCTTTAGCTTATGTTGGTGATGTTGTAGGTACTGGTAGTTCAAGAAAATCAGGAATTAACTCAGTTCAATGGCATATGGGTAAAGATATTCCAGGTATACCAAATAAAAGAACAGGTGGTATTGTAATTGGTGATATTATTGCTCCAATTTTCTTCAATACTGCAGAAGATTCTGGATGTATTCCTATTCAAGCTCCAACAGCGGAATTAAATACTGGTGATATAATCACCGTTAAACCATTTGAAGGTACTATAGAAAAAGATGGCAAAGTAGTTTCTACTTATGAAATCTCTCCAAACACTCTTCCTGATGAGATGAGAGCAGGTGGACGTATACCACTTATTATTGGTAAAGGTTTAACTGCTAAAGCTAGAGAGGCTTTAGGTATGGATGCTAGTAATTTATTTATGACTCCTTCTCAACCATCTGATAATGGAAAAGGTTTTACTTTAGCTCAAAAAATGGTAGGAAAAGCTTGTGGCATCGAAGGTGTTAAACCAGGCGTTTATTGTGAACCAATCGCAACAACTGTAGGCTCTCAAGATACAACTGGTCCAATGACTCGTGATGAGATTAAAGAACTTGCAGCTCTAAGCTTTGGTGCTGATATGACTATGCAATCATTCTGTCATACTGCTGCATATCCAAAACCAGCAGATATTAAACTACAACATACGCTTCCAGAGTTTTGGACAAGTAGAAAAGGTTTTATTCTTCGCCCAGGTGATGGTGTTATCCACTCTTGGTTAAACAGACTTTGTCTTCCAGATACAGTTGGAACAGGTGGAGATAGCCATACACGTTTTCCTATTGGTATATCTTTTCCAGCTGGTTCTGGTCTTGTAGCATTCGCAGGTGTAACTGGTATGATGCCACTTACAATGCCTGAGTCTGTACTTGTTAGATTTAAAGGTAAGATGCAACCAGGTATCACTCTTCGTGATATGGTAAATGCTATTCCTCATCAAGCTATCAAAGATGGTCTGCTTACAGTTGAAAAAGCTGGTAAGAAAAATATTTTTGGTGGTCGTGTACTTGAAATAGAAGGCTTAGAAGATCTTAAATGTGAGCAAGCTTTTGAGCTTTCAGATGCATCTGCAGAGCGTTCAGCTGCTGCTTGTACAGTTAAACTTAATAAAGAACCAATTATTGAGTACTTAAACTCAAATATTGCTTTAATTGATGAGTTAATAGAACAGGGTTATGAAGATGCAGCTACATTAGTACGTAGACGCAATAAAATGAAAGAGTGGGTTGCTAATCCTGAACTTTTAGAAGCAGATAAAGATGCAGAATATGCAGCTATTATTGAAATAGATATGGATCAGATTAAAGAGCCTATTTTAGCTTGTCCTAATGATCCAGATGATGTTAAAACATTAACTGAAATCCGTGAAGCTGGTTTAAGAACTGAAATTGATGAAGTATTTGTTGGTTCTTGTATGACAAATATTGGTCTTTTTAGAGCACTAGGTGAAATTTTAAAAGGCGAAGGTCCTGTTAAAAATAAACTATGGGTTTGTCCTCCAACAAAAATGGATGAGAAACAATTAACGGAAGAGGGTTACTACTCTGTATTTGGAATGGCTGGAGCTAGAACTGAGATTCCTGGTTGTTCTTTATGTATGGGTAATCAAGCTTCAGTTGCACAAAATGCATGGGTATTTTCAACTTCAACTAGAAACTTTGATAACCGTCTTGGTAAAGGTTCTCAGGTTTATTTAGGTTCTGCTGAACTTGCAGCTGTTGTAGCACTTAAAGGTGCTCTGCCAACTCCAGAAGAGTACCTAGAGATAGTTTCTGGCAAGATTACACCAGAGATGACAGATACTGTATATAAGTATCTTAACTTTAACACAGTTACTCAAGAACAATTAACAGCGATGGTGAAATAA
- the secA gene encoding preprotein translocase subunit SecA translates to MLQALMGKIFGTSNDRELKNYFKRVKKINALEEQYEALSDDELKEAFNKLRESVLNESKSLNDVLEDSFAITREAGKRVLNMRHFDVQLIGGMVLHEGRIAEMKTGEGKTLVATLAIVLNAMTGKGVHLVTVNDYLASRDASEMGVLYNFLGFSVGTVLESNAEPEKKIEAYKCDITYGTNNEFGFDYLRDNMSYSSDQMAQRKHNFVIVDEVDSILIDEARTPLIISGPTNRTLEDYTIADNISRKLVKDEHFTVDEKDKVVLITEEGITKAEELFGVENLYSVENSSLPHALDQALKANYLFEKDVDYVVNNDEVVIVDEFTGRLSEGRRFSEGLHQALEAKEKVEIKEETQTLADITFQNYFRMYDKLAGMTGTAETEATEFAQIYSLDVVSIPTNIPITRADLNDLIYKTEGEKFSAVIETIKKLSKTGQPVLIGTASIEKSEVLHEVLKKEKIAHTVLNAKNHAQEGEIIKHAGAKGAVTIATNMAGRGVDIKVSEEVKALGGLYIIGTERHENRRIDNQLRGRSGRQGDAGTTQFYLSLEDNLLRIFGSDKIKSIMERLGVEDGEFIESKMVTRAVEKAQMKVENMHYEGRKQIVEYDDVANEQRKIVYKFRNQLLDKEFNIVSKIDELRVEYVNNILNVCDIFDGADKDDYNIKKLSELLKEELNFDINPDDYSSLEFEELQESLVKAIKTSYDEKMSVLEESIQHDIARELYLKELDSAWREHLYAMDNMKTGIRLRAYNQKDPLVEYKKESFNLFTELIKDIKFNTIKTLQIIQFKMESPEEEAAKVAEQLELQRKFDEAARQLNHQLEEQENAVKKTARNEPCPCGSGKKYKQCCGKSGPKKGVFAGNGSFSS, encoded by the coding sequence ATGCTACAGGCATTAATGGGTAAAATTTTTGGTACATCAAATGATCGAGAATTAAAAAACTATTTTAAAAGAGTTAAAAAAATCAATGCTTTAGAAGAACAATATGAAGCTTTAAGTGATGATGAATTAAAAGAAGCGTTTAACAAGTTAAGAGAGAGTGTTTTAAATGAAAGTAAGAGTTTAAATGATGTTTTAGAAGACTCATTTGCTATTACAAGAGAAGCTGGTAAAAGAGTTTTAAATATGAGACACTTTGATGTTCAGCTTATAGGTGGTATGGTTCTTCATGAGGGACGAATAGCAGAGATGAAAACAGGTGAGGGTAAAACACTTGTTGCAACACTTGCTATTGTTCTAAATGCAATGACGGGTAAAGGTGTGCATCTAGTAACAGTAAATGACTATCTTGCATCTAGAGATGCAAGTGAAATGGGAGTTTTATATAACTTTTTAGGTTTTTCTGTTGGAACAGTTTTAGAAAGCAATGCTGAACCAGAAAAAAAGATAGAAGCATATAAGTGTGATATAACTTATGGAACAAATAATGAGTTTGGATTTGATTATTTAAGAGATAACATGAGTTACTCATCAGATCAAATGGCTCAAAGAAAACATAACTTTGTTATAGTGGATGAAGTAGATAGCATCTTGATTGATGAAGCTAGAACTCCACTTATAATTTCAGGTCCTACAAATAGAACTCTTGAAGATTATACTATCGCTGATAATATTTCAAGAAAACTAGTTAAAGATGAGCATTTTACTGTAGATGAAAAAGATAAAGTTGTACTTATTACAGAAGAAGGTATAACAAAAGCTGAAGAACTTTTTGGTGTTGAAAATCTTTATAGTGTTGAAAACTCTTCTCTTCCTCATGCCCTAGATCAGGCTCTTAAAGCTAATTATCTTTTTGAAAAAGATGTTGATTACGTGGTTAATAATGACGAAGTTGTAATTGTTGATGAATTTACTGGAAGATTAAGTGAAGGTCGTCGTTTTAGTGAGGGTCTACATCAAGCTCTTGAAGCTAAAGAAAAAGTAGAGATTAAAGAAGAGACACAAACTCTAGCAGATATAACATTTCAAAACTATTTTAGAATGTACGATAAATTAGCAGGAATGACTGGTACAGCTGAAACTGAAGCTACCGAGTTTGCTCAGATTTACTCCCTTGATGTTGTATCTATTCCTACAAATATTCCAATTACAAGAGCAGATTTAAATGATCTTATATATAAAACTGAAGGTGAGAAATTTTCAGCAGTTATAGAAACTATTAAAAAACTATCAAAAACTGGTCAGCCTGTTTTAATAGGTACTGCATCTATAGAAAAATCAGAAGTACTGCATGAAGTTCTTAAAAAAGAAAAAATAGCTCACACAGTTTTAAATGCTAAAAATCACGCTCAAGAAGGTGAAATCATTAAACATGCAGGTGCTAAAGGTGCTGTTACGATTGCAACTAATATGGCTGGTCGTGGTGTAGATATAAAAGTAAGTGAAGAAGTAAAGGCTCTTGGAGGTCTTTATATTATTGGTACTGAAAGACATGAAAATCGTCGTATTGACAATCAACTTCGTGGTAGAAGTGGTCGTCAAGGAGATGCTGGTACTACACAATTTTATCTATCTTTAGAAGATAATCTTCTTCGCATCTTTGGAAGCGATAAAATTAAGTCTATTATGGAAAGACTTGGTGTTGAAGATGGAGAATTTATAGAATCAAAAATGGTTACTCGTGCAGTTGAAAAAGCTCAAATGAAAGTTGAAAATATGCACTACGAAGGTAGAAAGCAAATTGTTGAGTATGATGATGTAGCAAATGAGCAAAGAAAAATTGTTTATAAATTTAGAAATCAACTTCTTGATAAAGAGTTTAATATTGTAAGTAAAATTGATGAATTAAGAGTTGAATATGTAAACAATATCTTAAATGTTTGTGATATATTTGATGGCGCAGATAAAGATGATTATAATATCAAAAAACTCTCAGAACTATTAAAAGAAGAGTTGAATTTTGATATAAATCCAGATGATTACTCTTCTTTAGAATTTGAAGAACTTCAAGAATCTTTAGTTAAAGCTATAAAAACATCTTATGATGAAAAAATGAGTGTATTAGAAGAAAGTATTCAGCATGATATAGCAAGAGAATTGTACTTAAAAGAGCTAGATAGTGCTTGGAGAGAGCATCTTTATGCTATGGACAATATGAAAACAGGTATTAGACTTCGTGCATATAATCAAAAAGATCCTTTAGTTGAGTATAAAAAAGAGAGTTTTAATCTTTTTACTGAGCTTATTAAAGATATTAAATTTAATACTATTAAAACTCTTCAAATTATTCAGTTTAAAATGGAATCTCCAGAAGAAGAAGCTGCTAAAGTGGCAGAGCAACTAGAGCTTCAAAGAAAGTTTGATGAAGCTGCAAGACAACTTAATCATCAACT
- the lolA gene encoding LolA-like outer membrane lipoprotein chaperone codes for MKYLLTLLLSFSISFASFDNINSFQADFIQTVTNDKDKSLTYNGHITASKPQNALWSYIEPIKKDVYIGRFSVTIVEPEIEQVIIRRIDSNLDFFNMIKNAKEIEKNRYEAHFKDAKFIITTNNSIIESISYIDEFENKVKIVFKNQKQNEEINKEIFTPNYPLEFDIIRD; via the coding sequence ATGAAATATTTACTTACACTTCTTCTCTCTTTTTCCATCTCTTTTGCTTCATTTGATAACATTAACTCTTTTCAAGCTGATTTTATACAAACAGTAACAAACGATAAAGACAAATCATTAACATACAATGGTCATATAACAGCTTCAAAACCGCAAAATGCTCTATGGTCTTACATAGAACCTATTAAAAAAGATGTTTATATAGGTAGATTTAGCGTAACTATTGTTGAGCCAGAAATCGAACAAGTGATTATAAGAAGAATAGATTCTAATCTTGACTTTTTCAACATGATTAAAAATGCAAAAGAAATTGAAAAAAACAGATACGAAGCTCATTTTAAAGATGCAAAATTTATAATAACTACAAATAATTCTATTATAGAATCTATATCATATATTGATGAGTTTGAGAACAAAGTGAAAATTGTATTTAAAAATCAAAAACAAAACGAAGAAATAAATAAAGAAATTTTTACTCCAAATTATCCTCTAGAATTTGACATAATAAGAGATTAA
- a CDS encoding DNA translocase FtsK produces the protein MKETLFIVTFGILIYLGFATIFGDSGLIGTYGAIFASYNHNYFGYISYIYLLAFLVPLYFLYRNTTFNFRKLEVSVATFLMFFSFLLAQALLVDNELRGKFGADFVDFLAPYIGLFGLWVFWFIITAVSSLILLNKNMHELTLASIKFIKNIIHSSKEKSIQTQKQNIEKYVEEDIDNMLENDYDEPAYLRNTQDSKLKKIQEEDISNIEEVEETKELKIEEEIKVDKKEDEKDTQAHTIVEIASKIKEQKNALVVDELEENTKLLESIEKGVVEKPKNFTLPSVDFLQKVDTKSHSIDENELDDKIRYLIEKLAHFKIEGDVVRTYAGPVVSTFEFKPAANVKVSKILNLQDDLAMALSAETIRIQAPIPGKDVVGIEIPNDTVDTIYLRELLDSKLFKEASSPLTIALGKDIVGKPFITDLKKLPHLLIAGTTGSGKSVGINAMILSLLYKNSPDQLRLLMIDPKMLEFSIYNDIPHLLTPVITKPKQAIVALNNMVSEMERRYELMSETKTKNIENYNAKVKREGGEHFPYIVVIIDELADLMMTSGKDVEHSIARLAQMARASGIHLVVATQRPSVDVVTGLIKANLPSRISYRVGQKVDSKIILDQMGAESLLGRGDMLFTPPGSTGLVRLHAPWSSEDEIESIVEFIKSQRGANYDKSFLIEENEEDTISRSETYEELDPLYTEAKSVIITDRKTSISYLQRKLQVGYNRSARIIEQLEGEGVLSAPNTKGVRQIL, from the coding sequence TTGAAAGAGACTCTATTTATCGTAACATTTGGAATTTTAATCTACCTTGGTTTTGCAACTATTTTCGGTGATAGTGGACTTATAGGAACATATGGTGCTATTTTTGCTTCATATAATCATAACTATTTTGGATATATATCTTATATTTATTTACTTGCTTTTTTAGTTCCTCTTTATTTTCTTTATAGAAATACAACATTTAATTTTAGAAAACTAGAGGTGAGTGTAGCTACATTTTTAATGTTTTTTTCTTTTTTACTTGCTCAAGCACTACTTGTTGATAATGAACTTAGAGGAAAATTTGGTGCAGATTTTGTTGACTTTTTAGCTCCATATATAGGGCTTTTTGGGCTTTGGGTTTTTTGGTTTATAATTACTGCCGTTTCTTCTTTGATACTTTTAAATAAAAATATGCATGAGCTTACGCTTGCATCTATTAAATTTATAAAAAATATTATACATTCTTCAAAAGAAAAATCAATCCAAACTCAAAAACAAAATATAGAAAAATATGTAGAAGAAGATATAGATAATATGCTTGAGAATGACTATGATGAACCAGCATATTTGAGAAATACTCAAGATAGTAAATTAAAAAAGATTCAAGAAGAAGATATCTCTAATATTGAAGAAGTAGAAGAAACAAAAGAGTTGAAAATTGAAGAAGAGATAAAAGTAGATAAAAAAGAAGATGAAAAAGATACACAAGCCCATACTATTGTAGAGATAGCATCTAAGATAAAAGAGCAAAAAAATGCTTTAGTAGTTGATGAACTAGAAGAAAATACAAAACTTTTAGAGAGTATTGAAAAGGGTGTTGTAGAAAAACCAAAAAACTTCACTCTACCATCTGTTGATTTTTTGCAAAAAGTGGATACGAAATCTCATAGCATAGATGAGAATGAACTTGACGATAAAATCCGCTATCTTATAGAAAAACTTGCACATTTTAAAATAGAAGGCGATGTAGTAAGAACTTATGCAGGTCCTGTTGTATCTACTTTTGAGTTTAAACCAGCAGCAAATGTTAAAGTTAGTAAGATTTTAAATCTTCAAGATGATTTAGCAATGGCACTCTCAGCTGAGACTATCCGTATTCAAGCTCCTATACCAGGTAAAGATGTAGTTGGCATCGAGATACCAAATGATACAGTTGATACTATATATCTTAGAGAACTTCTTGATTCTAAACTATTTAAAGAAGCTTCATCCCCATTAACAATAGCCCTTGGTAAAGATATAGTTGGTAAACCTTTTATAACTGACCTTAAAAAATTACCGCATCTGCTTATAGCTGGAACAACAGGAAGTGGTAAAAGTGTTGGAATAAATGCAATGATACTTTCACTCCTTTATAAAAACTCTCCTGATCAACTTAGGCTTCTTATGATAGACCCTAAGATGCTAGAGTTTTCTATATATAATGATATTCCGCATCTCTTAACGCCCGTTATCACAAAGCCAAAACAAGCCATAGTAGCTTTAAATAACATGGTATCAGAGATGGAACGTCGTTATGAGCTTATGAGTGAAACTAAAACTAAAAATATAGAAAACTACAATGCAAAAGTAAAACGCGAAGGGGGAGAGCACTTTCCTTATATAGTAGTTATTATAGATGAGTTAGCAGATTTAATGATGACAAGTGGAAAAGATGTAGAACACTCTATAGCAAGACTTGCTCAAATGGCAAGAGCATCTGGTATTCACTTAGTTGTAGCTACACAAAGACCATCAGTCGATGTTGTTACAGGACTTATTAAAGCAAACTTACCATCTCGTATCTCATATAGAGTAGGGCAGAAGGTTGATAGTAAGATTATTTTAGATCAAATGGGTGCAGAATCTCTTCTTGGTCGCGGAGATATGCTTTTTACTCCTCCTGGTTCTACAGGATTAGTTAGACTTCATGCTCCTTGGAGTTCAGAAGATGAGATAGAAAGTATTGTTGAGTTTATTAAGTCTCAAAGAGGGGCAAATTACGATAAAAGTTTTTTAATTGAAGAAAATGAAGAAGATACTATTTCTAGAAGTGAAACATATGAAGAACTTGATCCCTTATATACGGAAGCTAAAAGTGTAATAATTACAGATAGAAAGACTTCTATATCTTATCTGCAACGAAAACTTCAAGTAGGTTATAACCGTTCAGCTAGGATAATAGAGCAACTAGAAGGAGAAGGTGTTTTATCTGCTCCAAATACGAAAGGCGTTCGTCAAATACTCTAG